A genomic window from Pirellulales bacterium includes:
- a CDS encoding secondary thiamine-phosphate synthase enzyme YjbQ, with protein MKSHTEYLTFNIASKMAFQNITPQVEQAVRKSGVQEGLVLCNTMHITSSVFINDDERGLHHDFGVWLEQLAPFNPDPNHYHHNRTGEDNADAHLKRQIMGREVVVAITDGKLDFGPWEQIFYGEFDGHRPKRVLIKVIGA; from the coding sequence ATGAAATCGCATACCGAATACCTGACGTTCAACATCGCGTCGAAGATGGCGTTTCAAAACATCACGCCGCAGGTCGAACAGGCCGTGCGCAAAAGCGGCGTGCAAGAGGGGCTCGTGCTATGCAACACGATGCACATCACCAGCAGCGTTTTCATCAACGACGACGAGCGCGGCCTGCACCACGATTTCGGCGTGTGGCTCGAACAGCTCGCCCCGTTCAATCCCGATCCGAATCATTATCACCACAACCGCACCGGCGAAGACAACGCCGACGCCCATTTGAAGCGCCAGATCATGGGCCGCGAAGTCGTCGTGGCGATCACCGACGGCAAACTCGACTTCGGCCCCTGGGAGCAAATTTTCTACGGCGAATTCGACGGCCACCGGCCGAAACGGGTACTGATCAAGGTGATCGGAGCGTAG
- a CDS encoding transglutaminase-like domain-containing protein: MKFRSTVRHLIFASLTLAAISCMAAVLLADDSAKPVLSMGDAVGLLPEKYRPDAVKALGIAEGNQAELIKAIERTAPGDREGLAFLLVNMPERDLTSIKADLLVDDVAYAYRARKAVSWGKALPEELFFNDVLPYANVNEKRENWRKDFYEKFLPAVKDCKSPGEAALVLNKFVFQTTKVKYHPTKRPKPDQSPSESCAAGYASCTGLSILLVDACRAVCIPARFAGVPEWTNADGSGGGNHSWAEVWDRQWNFVGASESNQLNQTWFNANAARSDGTQPERRIYAASYAPTGTSFILVWAPENKDVPAIDVTPFYTRRASLTLQVLDNPAGRPQTVHLAIRRGGNLVAGDAGHSSFQFDLARGEKYTAEITAGNQEPIIREFTVPSKGSDVQLFLSAEDRK, encoded by the coding sequence ATGAAATTCCGCTCCACGGTCCGCCATTTAATATTCGCTTCGCTTACCTTGGCGGCCATTAGTTGCATGGCGGCTGTGCTCTTGGCAGATGATTCGGCCAAGCCGGTGCTGAGCATGGGCGACGCGGTCGGCCTGCTGCCGGAAAAATATCGGCCCGATGCCGTGAAGGCGCTTGGCATTGCCGAGGGAAATCAAGCCGAGTTGATCAAAGCCATCGAGCGCACTGCGCCCGGCGACCGCGAAGGGCTCGCGTTTCTATTGGTAAACATGCCCGAGCGCGATCTGACGAGCATCAAGGCCGATCTGCTGGTGGACGATGTTGCGTATGCGTATCGCGCCCGGAAAGCGGTTTCCTGGGGCAAGGCGCTGCCCGAGGAGCTGTTTTTCAACGATGTGTTGCCCTACGCCAATGTAAACGAGAAGCGCGAGAACTGGCGAAAGGATTTCTATGAAAAATTTTTGCCTGCGGTGAAAGACTGCAAGTCGCCCGGCGAAGCTGCGCTCGTGTTGAACAAGTTCGTGTTTCAAACCACGAAGGTGAAATACCATCCGACCAAGCGGCCGAAGCCCGACCAAAGCCCGTCGGAATCGTGTGCGGCCGGCTATGCGTCGTGCACAGGGCTTTCGATTCTCTTGGTCGACGCATGCCGTGCCGTTTGCATTCCGGCCCGCTTCGCGGGCGTGCCCGAATGGACGAACGCCGACGGCAGCGGCGGAGGAAACCATTCGTGGGCGGAAGTGTGGGACCGGCAGTGGAATTTCGTCGGCGCGTCGGAGAGCAACCAGCTCAATCAAACGTGGTTTAACGCCAATGCCGCCCGTAGCGACGGCACGCAGCCCGAGCGACGGATTTATGCCGCTTCGTATGCCCCGACCGGCACTTCATTTATCCTGGTTTGGGCGCCGGAGAATAAAGACGTTCCGGCGATCGATGTAACGCCGTTCTACACACGCCGCGCGAGCCTGACGCTGCAAGTGCTCGACAACCCGGCTGGCCGGCCGCAAACCGTCCACCTCGCAATCCGCCGCGGCGGCAATCTCGTGGCCGGCGACGCGGGCCATTCGAGCTTTCAATTCGATCTTGCCCGCGGCGAAAAATACACCGCCGAAATAACCGCCGGCAATCAAGAACCGATCATCCGCGAATTCACCGTCCCCAGCAAAGGAAGCGATGTGCAACTATTTCTTTCCGCCGAGGATAGGAAATAA
- a CDS encoding DUF1501 domain-containing protein, with translation MKIDRHLSRRRFLETAASATLAAMAAAPARQLLANTAAEKKSPATVDTVIVLWMAGGMAHTEMFDPKRYTPFEKGLDPQKVLSTFPSIDTSVDSIKFSQGLEQIASVMNRGTLIRSYKAGDLGFILHSRHQYQWHTGYAPPQTVAAPHIGAVIARTLGPLNPAVPAFIDIGQRFDLGEGEELKAFHTAGFLGGEFGPFLIPYPDQAAGTIRPPKGMSPARFENRDKFYRRLVKDSPLGDAGSDYQQQSLLRAMDGAHRLLSSPSAKAFDLSLEPKESYDRYNTGQFGLGCLLARRLTEVGARFIEVTTEYIPFLNWDTHDNGHTRMIDMKKHIDEPVAQLVRDLESRGLLNRTLIVLASEFSRDMMLEGRPGQPVQNQVEVPKSIESLKYYGMHRHFTDGASVLMFGGGVKKGFLYGKTADERPCKTIENHVVIEDLHATIYHALGISPRLAYEVERRPFYVTRDGVGKPVLDLFG, from the coding sequence ATGAAAATCGATCGACATCTTTCGCGGCGGCGATTTCTGGAAACCGCCGCCAGTGCGACGCTCGCAGCCATGGCGGCGGCCCCCGCACGGCAATTGCTCGCCAACACGGCGGCAGAAAAGAAATCCCCCGCCACGGTCGACACCGTGATCGTGCTCTGGATGGCGGGCGGCATGGCCCACACCGAGATGTTCGACCCGAAGCGCTACACGCCGTTCGAAAAGGGCCTCGATCCGCAAAAGGTGCTAAGCACGTTTCCGTCGATCGACACATCGGTCGACTCGATCAAATTCTCGCAGGGCCTGGAGCAGATCGCGTCGGTGATGAACCGCGGCACGCTGATCCGCTCCTACAAGGCCGGCGATTTGGGCTTTATTCTCCATTCGCGGCATCAATATCAATGGCACACCGGCTACGCCCCGCCGCAAACCGTTGCCGCGCCGCACATCGGGGCCGTGATCGCCCGCACGCTCGGCCCGCTCAATCCGGCCGTGCCGGCGTTCATCGATATCGGCCAGCGATTCGATCTCGGCGAAGGCGAAGAATTGAAAGCATTTCACACGGCCGGTTTTCTCGGCGGCGAATTCGGACCGTTTCTGATTCCTTATCCCGATCAGGCGGCCGGCACGATTCGGCCCCCGAAAGGAATGAGCCCCGCGCGGTTCGAGAATCGCGACAAGTTCTACCGCCGGCTGGTGAAAGACAGTCCGCTCGGCGATGCCGGCAGCGACTATCAGCAGCAGTCGCTATTGCGGGCGATGGACGGCGCTCATCGGCTGCTCAGTTCGCCGAGCGCCAAGGCATTCGACCTGAGCCTCGAACCGAAGGAAAGCTACGATCGCTACAACACCGGCCAGTTCGGCTTGGGCTGCTTGCTGGCCCGGCGATTGACGGAAGTCGGCGCGCGGTTCATCGAAGTGACGACCGAATACATCCCTTTTTTGAATTGGGACACGCACGACAATGGCCACACGCGCATGATCGACATGAAAAAGCACATCGACGAGCCAGTGGCCCAGTTGGTGCGCGATCTGGAATCGCGCGGGCTGCTGAACCGCACGCTGATCGTGTTGGCCAGCGAATTCAGCCGCGACATGATGCTCGAAGGCCGGCCGGGCCAACCGGTGCAGAACCAAGTCGAAGTGCCGAAATCGATCGAGAGCCTAAAATACTACGGCATGCACCGCCATTTCACGGACGGGGCGAGCGTGCTGATGTTCGGGGGCGGCGTGAAAAAGGGATTTCTCTACGGCAAAACTGCCGACGAGCGGCCTTGCAAAACGATCGAAAACCACGTCGTGATCGAAGACCTGCATGCCACGATCTATCATGCCCTCGGCATTTCACCGCGACTGGCTTACGAAGTCGAGCGGCGCCCGTTTTATGTCACCCGCGACGGCGTCGGCAAGCCGGTGCTGGACCTTTTCGGCTGA
- a CDS encoding PSD1 and planctomycete cytochrome C domain-containing protein, which yields MSIAIAICQLLASETSPPAIPPAADHKIDFHKEVAPILASTCVKCHANAKHEGGFSIEDRAAVLKGGDTGATVVPGKSEESLLIRLVSGLDSDRVMPAKGPRLTPDQIGVLRAWIDQGLPWEPGFTFHRAPAAPLHLRRPTLPPAAANGSTNPIDLLLGPFFASNHVSGVELAGNIAGDRTFIRRVSLDLIGLLPEPEQVEKFVADTSPDKRERLVERLLADNERYAEHWMTFWNDALRNAYRGTGYIDGGRTQISAWLYQSLYWNMPYDEFVRDLIDPKPESAGFIRGVVWRGVVNASQVPAMQAAQNVSQVFMGINLKCASCHDSFINDWTLNDSYGLAGIFSDTPLEVHRCDKPTGKFAPMKFLYPELGAIDAKAPREKRLGQLARAITSPEDGRFARTIVNHLWAQMLGRGLIEPVDDMDQGAWNADLLDWLAADLVDHHFDLKRTLKVICTSRAYAMRSVGARGPAESGFVFRGPLVQRMTAEQFIDGVFSVTGVWPHSAAFQSPRPTKAEKENPIRAVFLNDDALSRALGRTDREQVLTHRDNLATTLQTLELTNGTTLDDLVKQGARKWLDRKPKSAAVLIDEIYRRALCRAPTKTELAAATGFIGSDLKPEPVEDFLWAMFMLPEFQLIH from the coding sequence GTGTCGATTGCGATCGCGATTTGCCAATTGCTGGCCAGCGAAACGTCGCCACCGGCGATTCCTCCTGCTGCCGATCACAAGATCGATTTTCACAAGGAAGTCGCACCGATCTTGGCCAGCACATGCGTCAAATGCCACGCGAATGCCAAGCACGAAGGGGGATTTTCCATTGAGGACCGCGCGGCCGTCCTCAAAGGGGGCGATACCGGAGCCACCGTCGTGCCGGGAAAGAGCGAGGAAAGCCTCTTGATTCGGTTGGTCAGTGGCTTGGATTCGGATCGGGTCATGCCTGCCAAGGGCCCACGGCTCACGCCGGACCAAATCGGCGTATTGCGGGCATGGATCGACCAGGGATTGCCGTGGGAACCGGGTTTCACCTTTCACCGGGCTCCCGCCGCTCCGCTCCATTTGCGACGGCCAACCTTGCCACCAGCCGCGGCCAATGGCTCGACAAATCCGATTGATTTGCTGCTCGGTCCTTTTTTCGCGAGCAATCATGTTTCCGGTGTTGAGCTGGCGGGAAACATCGCCGGCGATCGCACGTTTATCCGCCGCGTGTCGCTCGATCTCATCGGGCTGTTGCCGGAGCCGGAGCAGGTTGAAAAATTCGTTGCCGACACGTCGCCCGACAAGCGAGAAAGGCTCGTCGAGCGGCTTTTGGCCGACAACGAGCGCTATGCCGAGCATTGGATGACATTTTGGAACGACGCCTTGCGCAACGCCTACCGCGGCACCGGATACATCGACGGCGGGCGAACGCAAATCTCGGCGTGGCTGTATCAATCGCTGTATTGGAACATGCCCTACGACGAGTTCGTGCGCGATCTGATCGATCCCAAGCCCGAATCCGCCGGATTCATCCGCGGCGTGGTGTGGCGGGGCGTGGTAAATGCCAGCCAAGTGCCGGCGATGCAGGCGGCGCAGAATGTGTCGCAGGTGTTCATGGGCATCAATCTGAAATGCGCCTCGTGCCACGACAGTTTCATCAACGACTGGACGCTCAACGATTCCTACGGCTTGGCCGGCATCTTTTCCGACACGCCGCTCGAAGTTCATCGCTGCGATAAGCCGACGGGCAAGTTCGCCCCGATGAAATTTCTCTATCCCGAGTTGGGCGCGATCGACGCGAAAGCCCCGCGGGAAAAGCGGCTCGGCCAATTGGCCCGCGCGATCACCAGCCCCGAAGATGGCCGTTTTGCGCGCACCATCGTCAATCATCTTTGGGCCCAAATGCTCGGCCGCGGGTTGATCGAGCCGGTCGACGACATGGACCAAGGAGCGTGGAACGCCGATTTGCTGGATTGGCTGGCGGCCGATCTGGTCGACCATCATTTCGATTTGAAGCGCACGTTGAAAGTCATCTGCACTTCCCGGGCCTACGCGATGCGCTCCGTCGGCGCGCGTGGGCCGGCCGAGAGCGGGTTCGTATTTCGCGGGCCGCTGGTTCAGCGGATGACGGCCGAGCAGTTTATCGACGGCGTGTTTAGCGTGACGGGCGTTTGGCCCCATTCGGCGGCGTTTCAATCGCCGAGGCCTACGAAAGCGGAGAAGGAGAACCCAATTCGGGCAGTCTTCTTGAACGACGACGCGCTGAGCCGAGCGCTTGGTCGCACGGATCGCGAACAAGTGCTCACGCATCGCGACAATCTGGCCACGACATTGCAAACCCTCGAATTGACCAACGGCACGACGCTCGACGATCTGGTGAAACAAGGCGCTCGGAAATGGCTCGACAGGAAGCCGAAATCGGCTGCCGTGTTGATCGACGAGATTTATCGGCGCGCGTTGTGCCGAGCGCCGACGAAAACTGAACTCGCCGCCGCGACCGGATTTATCGGCTCGGATTTGAAGCCGGAGCCGGTGGAAGATTTTCTCTGGGCAATGTTCATGTTGCCGGAGTTTCAATTGATTCACTAA